The following proteins are co-located in the Syngnathus scovelli strain Florida chromosome 5, RoL_Ssco_1.2, whole genome shotgun sequence genome:
- the zgc:154142 gene encoding ovochymase-2, whose amino-acid sequence MKVSDNEAISLIVHLLALSVTPLDGQSTHTHTHTHTAQFSVFAMARKGHMDLAQKSGSSRGFSTLEIWLIFLFVVMTGVSVALVVLYFVHEEDPAPLQGPDSGCGGPRELTAASGSFTSSLYPSSYDNGRSCSWHITVDPDKVISLWFEHFALEDTNLCTADFITLRDSLGVIGKYCGYNKPLPLVSLTNRLTVYFDTNDRKTDQGFKAHYEAVSPERTSEIAGAGGALQGDLGSLLTPGFPEQNYPNGALYQWKITVPEGERVRLTFTRFDLVPEVCGDFVQVYDGSSSIGKFCGGALPKPVESSSNTMVVRFKSDSIKNARGFNATYTKSSLPPIVVPTTMKPTTTSKPTTQTLPPTTTATGGPIILSGRKGVFQSTGFPDPYPAHQNISWRISVPKGFLLKLHIIELAITGETGQCKGDKLVVSDAYGTLGTHCGYIRPPVVVAATDTVSVSFLSDSRLTDRGFSAKWEAVYPEDIAELQGCGLSSKEGTGVIKSPNWPMNYKANGECMWNVAAPLGKKITLTFTHFELEAKDFLSAKCFDNVVVYDINGLTNSLNQKHGPFCGNKLPKTIQTKGNRLVVRFHSDLFTEDKGFRAYWTTNPSLPAPTEAPVPPNPWDNIIIDWPTTCGKPAIPPAVMSRIVNGEAATPHSWPWQVSMQVWPSSRPDPTFFHTCGGTLIHKNWVLTAAHCFINYADELHRWQMCLGKHNLTFTEPSERCLGVTGIYRHESFKYPTVPTVEFDIALVRLDGEAEVGDRISYACLPSPEEVLPGGKKCYATGWGDETGDSLNAKVAEALNQVALPVVPYNTCKRMDYWWFQVKTSMICCGYTLPDELKSVCQGDSGGPLVCQDRPDGAWEVHGITSFGPIGCIMNKKPSVFTRTSAYLPWISNIIRRDIYSQHTSGCGGPKDLTGTGGVLTSMGFPGSYSSKARCQWNIYAPPGKLVHLHFSNFSLEESQMCLSDKVSISDGTGSLGTYCSHTPPMDLVSDGTSLHISFSSNDKVVDTGFSATWKVVDPSEAPCGGTFSSPQGELTSPDWPNDYPTQAVCTWRIRVPGAKSIHVAFTHFELQAVNLLGNCVDYVEVFIGENMTSQGRFCGFALPPKLNVPGDTAVIRFLSNGANRQQGFRGYWTTDGGVIPTLPPPTPNPWDNITISWPENCGNPAVAPNTATTKVVNGEEALPHSWPWQVSMQASPMSFIPYMHGCGGSLIHEEWILTAAHCFMTPLNQSSYWRMCLGKHHMNSSRDIPSAEACYKVDRIIRHEGFVYEDDRTDITNDIALVHLVHPVNMTREISPVCLPKPGVVVEAGTRCFVTGWGDEKGNLFPKVSEKLNQAALPVVDFKTCSKPAYWWDTLRPSMICAGYESPDELKSACQGDSGGPFACKAGATWEVHGVVSFGARGCIKDKKPSVFTRVSAFSHWIHDKIRKFTYERDSLFTVVP is encoded by the exons ATGAAAGTTAGTGATAATGAAGCAATTAGTCTCATTGTTCATTTACTAGCCCTTAGTGTGACGCCTCTTGACGGccaaagtacacacacacacacacacacacacactgcacagTTCAGTGTCTTCGCCATGGCGAGGAAAGGGCACATGGATCTGGCCCAGAAGAGCGGTTCTTCCCGGGGTTTCAGCACCCTGGAAATATGGCTGATATTCCTCTTCGTGGTGATGACTGGTGTGAGCGTGGCCCTCGTGGTCCTCTACTTCGTCCACGAGGAAGACCCTGCGCCTCTTCAAG GGCCGGATTCGGGCTGCGGCGGTCCACGGGAGCTCACCGCGGCGTCTGGCAGTTTCACCAGCAGCCTCTACCCAAGTAGCTATGACAACGGCAGGAGTTGCTCTTGGCACATTACCGTGGACCCCGATAAG GTGATCTCACTATGGTTCGAACACTTTGCCTTGGAGGACACCAACTTATGCACGGCGGACTTCATCACGCTGAGAGATTCTCTCGGAGTCATTG GCAAATATTGCGGCTACAACAAACCCTTGCCTTTGGTGTCTCTAACCAACCGGCTGACCGTTTACTTCGACACCAACGACAGAAAAACAGACCAAGGATTCAAAGCTCATTACGAGGCCGTGTCTCCGGAGCGGACTTCAG AAATAGCTGGAGCCGGTGGTGCTCTCCAAGGTGACCTGGGGAGTCTGCTGACCCCTGGCTTTCCTGAGCAGAACTACCCCAATGGTGCGCTGTACCAG TGGAAAATCACCGTCCCCGAAGGCGAGCGGGTTCGATTGACGTTCACCCGGTTCGACCTGGTACCGGAAGTGTGCGGAGACTTTGTGCAGGTCTACGATGGCTCTTCATCCATAG GTAAATTCTGTGGAGGAGCTTTGCCTAAGCCGGTGGAATCCAGCAGCAACACCATGGTGGTCCGATTCAAATCGGACAGCATCAAGAACGCCAGAGGCTTCAATGCTACCTACACAAAGTCCAGCCTCCCGCCTATTGTGGTCCCCACCACCATGAAACCCACAACCACATCCAAACCCACCACCCAGACTCTCCCGCCTACAACCACAGCAACCG GTGGTCCGATTATTCTCAGCGGGCGCAAGGGTGTCTTCCAATCAACGGGTTTCCCTGATCCATATCCAGCTCACCAGAACATCTCTTGGAGGATAAGCGTACCCAAAGGCTTTCTGTTGAAGCTGCACATCATTGAGTTGGCCATCACGGGCGAAACCGGACAGTGCAAGGGCGACAAGTTGGTCGTATCGGACGCTTACGGCACGCTAG GCACGCACTGCGGCTACATCCGTCCTCCAGTCGTGGTGGCCGCCACCGACACTGTGTCTGTCTCCTTCTTGTCGGACAGTCGCCTCACCGACAGGGGCTTCTCTGCCAAGTGGGAGGCCGTCTACCCTGAAGACATAGCAG AACTCCAGGGATGCGGCTTGTCGTCAAAGGAGGGGACCGGCGTGATCAAGTCTCCCAACTGGCCGATGAACTACAAGGCCAACGGCGAGTGCATGTGGAACGTCGCGGCGCCGCTGGGCAAGAAAATCACACTGACCTTCACTCACTTTGAGCTGGAAGCCAAAGATTTCCTGTCGGCCAAGTGTTTCGACAACGTTGTGGTGTACGACATTAACGGCTTGACCAATTCCTTGAATCAGAAGCATG GACCGTTTTGTGGCAACAAGCTTCCAAAAACCATCCAGACCAAAGGGAATAGGCTCGTGGTACGCTTCCATTCAGACTTGTTCACGGAGGACAAAGGTTTCCGGGCCTACTGGACTACAAATCCCAGTCTGCCTGCACCGACTGAGGCGCCTGTTCCACCGAATCCTTGGGACAACATTATCATAG ACTGGCCCACCACTTGCGGCAAACCAGCCATCCCTCCGGCTGTTATGTCTCGCATTGTGAATGGAGAAGCAGCCACGCCGCACTCGTGGCCCTGGCAGGTCTCCATGCAG GTCTGGCCGTCCAGTCGACCCGACCCAACTTTCTTCCATACGTGTGGCGGAACTCTTATTCATAAGAACTGGGTGCTCACGGCAGCTCATTGCTTCATCAA CTATGCCGACGAGCTGCACCGCTGGCAAATGTGCCTGGGCAAGCACAACCTGACCTTCACAGAGCCCAGCGAGCGCTGCTTGGGCGTGACGGGCATCTACCGCCACGAGAGCTTCAAGTACCCCACTGTGCCCACCGTGGAGTTCGACATCGCCCTGGTCAGGCTGGACGGGGAGGCTGAAGTTGGGGACCGGATCTCTTACGCCTGCCTCCCCTCCCCGGAGGAGGTTCTGCCTGGGGGAAAGAAGTGCTACGCCACCGGCTGGGGAGATGAAACAG GGGATTCCTTGAATGCTAAAGTAGCAGAGGCTCTAAATCAGGTGGCCTTGCCCGTGGTACCGTACAACACGTGCAAGCGGATGGACTACTGGTGGTTCCAGGTGAAGACCTCCATGATCTGCTGTGGTTACACGTTGCCCGACGAGCTCAAGTCCGTctgtcag GGAGATTCCGGTGGTCCTCTGGTGTGCCAGGATCGCCCCGACGGTGCCTGGGAAGTTCACGGAATCACCAGCTTCGGTCCCATCGGGTGCATCATGAACAAGAAGCCCTCGGTGTTCACCAGAACGTCCGCCTACCTTCCCTGGATCAGCAACATCATCCGCAGGGATATTTATAGCCAACACA CATCCGGCTGTGGCGGACCAAAGGACTTGACGGGCACGGGCGGCGTGTTGACCTCCATGGGCTTCCCGGGAAGCTACAGCAGCAAGGCTCGATGCCAGTGGAACATCTACGCGCCTCCCGGCAAACTGGTCCACCTTCACTTCTCCAACTTCTCTCTGGAGGAGAGTCAAATGTGCTTGAGCGACAAAGTCAGTATTTCGGATGGAACAGGAAGCCTGG GCACGTACTGCAGTCACACGCCACCCATGGACCTGGTGAGTGACGGGACTTCTCTTCACATCAGCTTCTCGTCAAACGATAAGGTGGTGGACACgggattttcggccacctggaagGTGGTAGACCCTTCGGAAG CTCCTTGCGGGGGAACGTTTAGCAGCCCCCAGGGTGAACTCACCAGTCCCGATTGGCCCAACGACTACCCAACCCAAGCTGTGTGTACATGGAGGATTCGGGTCCCCGGCGCCAAAAGCATCCACGTGGCCTTCACGCACTTTGAGCTGCAAGCCGTCAACCTGCTGGGCAACTGTGTGGACTACGTGGAGGTCTTCATTGGAGAGAACATGACGTCGCAAG GTCGTTTCTGCGGTTTTGCCCTGCCGCCCAAATTGAACGTGCCGGGCGACACGGCCGTCATTCGCTTCTTGAGCAACGGCGCTAACCGGCAGCAAGGTTTCCGCGGCTACTGGACCACCGACGGCGGCGTCATCCCGACTCTACCACCGCCCACGCCCAACCCGTGGGACAACATTACCATCA GCTGGCCAGAGAACTGCGGAAACCCGGCAGTGGCTCCCAATACAGCCACAACAAAGGTTGTTAATGGAGAAGAAGCGCTACCTCACTCTTGGCCTTGGCAAGTCTCCATGCAG GCTTCGCCGATGTCTTTCATTCCTTACATGCACGGCTGTGGAGGTTCATTGATCCACGAAGAATGGATCCTAACAGCCGCACACTGTTTTATGAC CCCTCTCAACCAAAGCTCGTACTGGCGCATGTGCCTGGGGAAGCACCACATGAACTCCTCCAGGGACATCCCGTCGGCGGAGGCGTGCTACAAGGTGGACAGAATCATCCGCCACGAGGGCTTCGTCTACGAGGACGACCGCACTGACATCACCAATGACATCGCCCTGGTGCATCTGGTCCATCCCGTCAACATGACGCGGGAGATCAGCCCTGTTTGTCTACCCAAGCCTGGGGTGGTGGTGGAGGCTGGGACGCGATGCTTTGTCACTGGTTGGGgagatgaaaaag GAAACCTCTTCCCCAAAGTGTCTGAGAAACTCAACCAGGCTGCTCTTCCCGTGGTGGACTTCAAGACCTGCAGCAAGCCCGCctactggtgggacacgttgcgGCCCTCCATGATCTGCGCCGGGTACGAGTCCCCGGATGAACTCAAATCGGCGTGCCAG GGTGACTCTGGGGGCCCCTTTGCGTGCAAGGCCGGCGCCACCTGGGAAGTGCACGGTGTGGTCAGTTTTGGAGCGCGGGGATGCATCAAGGATAAGAAGCCGTCCGTGTTCACGCGGGTTTCTGCTTTTAGCCACTGGATCCATGACAAAATCAGGAAGTTCACGTACGAACGGGACAGCTTAtttacagtggtaccttga
- the fam13a gene encoding protein FAM13A isoform X2, whose product MGAGALTICHNEAAVQVKEDMKKMVRMPVLKSCSVASKHIRLFGAPLPELQEKGLTEDGVPLVVRRMVEHLCNNALQHEGLFRVNGSVRAMEALREHLESDEDADISSDADTCTVASLLKRYLRDLPQGLVEPDVQKELVRYYQECGDEISCSGLREHLQKLTEVHLSLLHYLCHFLTLVESNQQDNRMNAQNLATVFGPSVFHVSPAFEALNEQNICNKILVRLIQNYSSIFEAGAKTEEKDDDVKVGQIDAEPPCQDSNTPEKPRKRKVKNGKTEGGTLQTSGRPVPLPRGRGALGVPIVVPLRSASPAEFMKTTRKDSPIPTCFHANLHVSTQEDERPISPFYLSPHCSPEVCTPDATTILDRTIRSAVKHHLFDGHQTSDGGELSSRQLTARQRRRHRREQQDDGYGPLDRSGADTNKENIPKLGGGSGCSRNLREEFSDFYGASLGGPSEPKPRKWKHNPTMARFNQEAYTESVGMSATFERTRPGRVDPYKKRNDASRKDDLPSPLQTLRMKIQESPVVACGGVEVYDPERDKASCDDVPRLDNNNWGEPVPAYTMLQRENADREEARLSPHAGGRLIRQLLEECSDPMPSPRFYAYGQCQQYLDDTEVPPSPPNAHSFVSRRRSSSLGSCDDDKEELTIAQLTKRIHILKKKIHRFEERFEDERKYRPSHSDKAGNPEVLRWMNELAGLRKELKEQKLMKSEEDLPPLTRQRSNTLPKSFGSQLEKKPALEKLPKPPVESTLEGILKKLQEKRQEVDRPEDIKDMTREQIGAEKLALQKALLYYESIHGRPVTKSEREIMKPLYDRYRLVKQILCRASTIPVIEEEDGSEDDGDAKTQFCVTARPDLNVISFLGQEEVDGFISPVDELIPSKNVTDMRLSNLHSATTQELVEQLQETREEKKRIRKILKEFEEQFLRQNGRNVQKEDRLPLASEYNEYKHVKAKLKLLEVLLSKRESSKFI is encoded by the exons ATGGGGGCTGGAGCTCTGACCATCTGT CACAACGAGGCAGCGGTGCAAGTGAAGGAGGACATGAAAAAGATGGTCCGGATGCCCGTGCTGAAATCGTGCTCGGTGGCATCCAAGCACATCAGGTTGTTCGGGGCACCCCTTCCTGAGCTGCAGGAGAAGGGCCTAACTGAGGACGGCGTGCCCCTGGTCGTGCGCAGGATGGTGGAGCATCTGTGTAACAATG CACTACAGCATGAGGGCTTGTTCCGGGTGAACGGCAGCGTGCGGGCCATGGAGGCGCTGCGGGAGCACCTGGAGAGCGACGAGGACGCTGACATCAGCAGTGACGCGGACACGTGCACCGTGGCCAGCCTGCTCAAAAGGTACCTGAGGGACCTCCCCCAAGGCCTGGTGGAACCTGACGTCCAAAAGGAGCTGGTGCGCTACTACCAAG AGTGCGGCGACGAGATCTCCTGCTCAGGCCTGAGGGAGCATCTGCAGAAGTTAACAGAGGTCCACCTTAGCCTGCTGCATTACCTGTGTCACTTTCTCACACTAGTGGAGAGCAACCAGCAGGACAATCGCATGAACGCCCAAAACCTCGCCACGGTGTTCGGACCCAGTGTCTTCCA CGTGTCTCCCGCGTTCGAGGCCCTCAACGAGCAGAACATTTGCAACAAGATCCTAGTCCGGCTCATCCAGAACTACAGCAGTATATTCGAAGCGGGCGCGAAAACCGAAGAAAAAGATGACGACGTCAAG gTTGGACAAATTGATGCAGAGCCTCCATGCCAAGACAGCAACACACCTGAAAAGCCGAGGAAGAGGAAG GTGAAGAACGGCAAGACTGAAGGGGGCACGCTCCAAACGTCCGGCCGCCCGGTGCCGCTGCCTCGCGGTCGGGGGGCTCTCGGCGTACCGATAGTGGTGCCTTTGAGGAGCGCCAGCCCGGCTGAGTTCATGAAGACGACTCGCAAGGATTCTCCCATCCCTACCTGTTTCCATGCCAACCTGCATGTCAG CACCCAAGAAGATGAGAGGCCAATATCTCCTTTCTATTTGAG TCCTCACTGCTCCCCTGAAGTTTGCACCCCTGATGCCACCAC CATCCTGGACAGGACCATCCGTTCGGCGGTGAAGCATCACCTCTTCGATGGTCATCAGACGTCAGACGGCGGCGAGCTGTCCTCACGCCAGCTAACGGCGAGgcagcgacgacgtcaccgcagAGAACAGCAAGACGACGGCTACGGGCCGCTAGACAGAAGCGG AGCGGATACCAACAAGGAGAACATCCCGAAATTAGGAGGGGGGAGCGGATGTAGTCGAAACCTGAGGGAGGAATTTAGCGACTTTTACGGAGCATCACTCGGTGGGCCGAGCGAACCAAAACCCAGGAAGTGGAAACACAACCCGACAATGGCACGGTTCAACCAGGAAGCCTACaca GAATCTGTCGGCATGTCGGCAACCTTTGAGAGAACCAGACCCGGCCGCGTGGACCCCTATAAGAAAAg GAATGACGCTTCAAGAAAAGACGACCTTCCTTCTCCTTTACAG ACGCTACGGATGAAGATCCAGGAGTCGCCCGTCGTGGCCTGCGGCGGCGTGGAGGTTTACGACCCCGAGCGGGACAAGGCGAGCTGCGACGACGTGCCCCGCCTGGATAACAACAACTGGGGAG AACCGGTCCCGGCTTACACGATGCTACAGCGGGAGAATGCAGACCGCGAGGAGGCCCGCTTGTCGCCGCACGCCGGCGGCCGCCTCATCCGCCAGTTGCTGGAAGAATGCAGCGACCCCATGCCGTCTCCTCGCTTCTACGCCTACGGCCAGTGTCAACAGTATCTGGACGATACGGAAGTGCCGCCGTCGCCGCCCAACGCTCACTCCTTCGTTAG TCGCAGAAGGAGTTCCTCCCTGGGCTCCTGCGACGACGACAAGGAGGAGTTGACCATCGCCCAGCTAACCAAGAGGATCCACATTCTAAAGAAGAAGATCCACCGATTCGAggagaggttcgaagacgagcgGAAATACCGG CCTTCCCACAGCGACAAAGCCGGTAACCCAGAGGTGCTACGGTGGATGAACGAGCTAGCTGGGTTACGCAAAGAACTCAAAG AACAAAAGCTGATGAAATCAGAGGAGGACTTGCCGCCGTTGACGCGGCAACGCAGCAACACGCTGCCCAAGAGCTTCGGGTCGCAGCTGGAGAAGAAACCCGCGCTGGAGAAGTTACCCAAGCCCCCCGTGGAGAGCACGCTAGAAGGCATCCTGAAAAAGTTGCAGGAGAAACGCCAGGAGGTGGACCGACCTGAGGACATCAAG GACATGACCAGGGAGCAGATAGGAGCTGAGAAACTGGCCCTGCAAAAAGCTCTTCTCTACTACGAGAGCATACACGGACGACCT GTAACCAAAAGCGAGCGGGAGATCATGAAGCCGTTGTACGACCGGTACCGGCTGGTCAAGCAGATCCTTTGCAGAGCCTCCACCATCCCAGTCATT GAGGAAGAGGACGGCTCAGAGGACGATGGCGACGCCAAGACGCAGTTCTGTGTCACCGCTCGCCCTGACCTTAACGTGATCAGCTTCCTGGGTCAAGAGGAAGTGGACGGATtcatttccccagtagatgaatTGATTCCCTCTAAGAACGTCACGGACATGCGACTGTCCAACCTCCACTCGGCCACCAC CCAAGAACTGGTGGAGCAACTCCAGGAAACCCGGGAGGAGAAGAAACGAATCCGCAAGATTCTGAAAGAGTTTGAGGAGCAGTTCTTGCGACAAAATGGAAG GAACGTTCAGAAGGAAGACCGCTTGCCTCTAGCATCAGAGTACAACGAGTACAAGCACGTCAAAGCCAAACTGAAGCTACTTGAGGTACTCCTCAGCAAACGAGAATCCAGCAAGTTCATCTGA
- the fam13a gene encoding protein FAM13A isoform X1 has product MGAGALTICHNEAAVQVKEDMKKMVRMPVLKSCSVASKHIRLFGAPLPELQEKGLTEDGVPLVVRRMVEHLCNNALQHEGLFRVNGSVRAMEALREHLESDEDADISSDADTCTVASLLKRYLRDLPQGLVEPDVQKELVRYYQECGDEISCSGLREHLQKLTEVHLSLLHYLCHFLTLVESNQQDNRMNAQNLATVFGPSVFHVSPAFEALNEQNICNKILVRLIQNYSSIFEAGAKTEEKDDDVKVGQIDAEPPCQDSNTPEKPRKRKVKNGKTEGGTLQTSGRPVPLPRGRGALGVPIVVPLRSASPAEFMKTTRKDSPIPTCFHANLHVSTQEDERPISPFYLSPHCSPEVCTPDATTILDRTIRSAVKHHLFDGHQTSDGGELSSRQLTARQRRRHRREQQDDGYGPLDRSGADTNKENIPKLGGGSGCSRNLREEFSDFYGASLGGPSEPKPRKWKHNPTMARFNQEAYTESVGMSATFERTRPGRVDPYKKRNDASRKDDLPSPLQTLRMKIQESPVVACGGVEVYDPERDKASCDDVPRLDNNNWGEPVPAYTMLQRENADREEARLSPHAGGRLIRQLLEECSDPMPSPRFYAYGQCQQYLDDTEVPPSPPNAHSFVSRRRSSSLGSCDDDKEELTIAQLTKRIHILKKKIHRFEERFEDERKYRPSHSDKAGNPEVLRWMNELAGLRKELKEQKLMKSEEDLPPLTRQRSNTLPKSFGSQLEKKPALEKLPKPPVESTLEGILKKLQEKRQEVDRPEDIKDMTREQIGAEKLALQKALLYYESIHGRPVTKSEREIMKPLYDRYRLVKQILCRASTIPVISGGGGGAVNSTPAIGYFSTSPQGSPSSKRRGPLLQPIIEGVTALFFDDGKEEEDGSEDDGDAKTQFCVTARPDLNVISFLGQEEVDGFISPVDELIPSKNVTDMRLSNLHSATTQELVEQLQETREEKKRIRKILKEFEEQFLRQNGRNVQKEDRLPLASEYNEYKHVKAKLKLLEVLLSKRESSKFI; this is encoded by the exons ATGGGGGCTGGAGCTCTGACCATCTGT CACAACGAGGCAGCGGTGCAAGTGAAGGAGGACATGAAAAAGATGGTCCGGATGCCCGTGCTGAAATCGTGCTCGGTGGCATCCAAGCACATCAGGTTGTTCGGGGCACCCCTTCCTGAGCTGCAGGAGAAGGGCCTAACTGAGGACGGCGTGCCCCTGGTCGTGCGCAGGATGGTGGAGCATCTGTGTAACAATG CACTACAGCATGAGGGCTTGTTCCGGGTGAACGGCAGCGTGCGGGCCATGGAGGCGCTGCGGGAGCACCTGGAGAGCGACGAGGACGCTGACATCAGCAGTGACGCGGACACGTGCACCGTGGCCAGCCTGCTCAAAAGGTACCTGAGGGACCTCCCCCAAGGCCTGGTGGAACCTGACGTCCAAAAGGAGCTGGTGCGCTACTACCAAG AGTGCGGCGACGAGATCTCCTGCTCAGGCCTGAGGGAGCATCTGCAGAAGTTAACAGAGGTCCACCTTAGCCTGCTGCATTACCTGTGTCACTTTCTCACACTAGTGGAGAGCAACCAGCAGGACAATCGCATGAACGCCCAAAACCTCGCCACGGTGTTCGGACCCAGTGTCTTCCA CGTGTCTCCCGCGTTCGAGGCCCTCAACGAGCAGAACATTTGCAACAAGATCCTAGTCCGGCTCATCCAGAACTACAGCAGTATATTCGAAGCGGGCGCGAAAACCGAAGAAAAAGATGACGACGTCAAG gTTGGACAAATTGATGCAGAGCCTCCATGCCAAGACAGCAACACACCTGAAAAGCCGAGGAAGAGGAAG GTGAAGAACGGCAAGACTGAAGGGGGCACGCTCCAAACGTCCGGCCGCCCGGTGCCGCTGCCTCGCGGTCGGGGGGCTCTCGGCGTACCGATAGTGGTGCCTTTGAGGAGCGCCAGCCCGGCTGAGTTCATGAAGACGACTCGCAAGGATTCTCCCATCCCTACCTGTTTCCATGCCAACCTGCATGTCAG CACCCAAGAAGATGAGAGGCCAATATCTCCTTTCTATTTGAG TCCTCACTGCTCCCCTGAAGTTTGCACCCCTGATGCCACCAC CATCCTGGACAGGACCATCCGTTCGGCGGTGAAGCATCACCTCTTCGATGGTCATCAGACGTCAGACGGCGGCGAGCTGTCCTCACGCCAGCTAACGGCGAGgcagcgacgacgtcaccgcagAGAACAGCAAGACGACGGCTACGGGCCGCTAGACAGAAGCGG AGCGGATACCAACAAGGAGAACATCCCGAAATTAGGAGGGGGGAGCGGATGTAGTCGAAACCTGAGGGAGGAATTTAGCGACTTTTACGGAGCATCACTCGGTGGGCCGAGCGAACCAAAACCCAGGAAGTGGAAACACAACCCGACAATGGCACGGTTCAACCAGGAAGCCTACaca GAATCTGTCGGCATGTCGGCAACCTTTGAGAGAACCAGACCCGGCCGCGTGGACCCCTATAAGAAAAg GAATGACGCTTCAAGAAAAGACGACCTTCCTTCTCCTTTACAG ACGCTACGGATGAAGATCCAGGAGTCGCCCGTCGTGGCCTGCGGCGGCGTGGAGGTTTACGACCCCGAGCGGGACAAGGCGAGCTGCGACGACGTGCCCCGCCTGGATAACAACAACTGGGGAG AACCGGTCCCGGCTTACACGATGCTACAGCGGGAGAATGCAGACCGCGAGGAGGCCCGCTTGTCGCCGCACGCCGGCGGCCGCCTCATCCGCCAGTTGCTGGAAGAATGCAGCGACCCCATGCCGTCTCCTCGCTTCTACGCCTACGGCCAGTGTCAACAGTATCTGGACGATACGGAAGTGCCGCCGTCGCCGCCCAACGCTCACTCCTTCGTTAG TCGCAGAAGGAGTTCCTCCCTGGGCTCCTGCGACGACGACAAGGAGGAGTTGACCATCGCCCAGCTAACCAAGAGGATCCACATTCTAAAGAAGAAGATCCACCGATTCGAggagaggttcgaagacgagcgGAAATACCGG CCTTCCCACAGCGACAAAGCCGGTAACCCAGAGGTGCTACGGTGGATGAACGAGCTAGCTGGGTTACGCAAAGAACTCAAAG AACAAAAGCTGATGAAATCAGAGGAGGACTTGCCGCCGTTGACGCGGCAACGCAGCAACACGCTGCCCAAGAGCTTCGGGTCGCAGCTGGAGAAGAAACCCGCGCTGGAGAAGTTACCCAAGCCCCCCGTGGAGAGCACGCTAGAAGGCATCCTGAAAAAGTTGCAGGAGAAACGCCAGGAGGTGGACCGACCTGAGGACATCAAG GACATGACCAGGGAGCAGATAGGAGCTGAGAAACTGGCCCTGCAAAAAGCTCTTCTCTACTACGAGAGCATACACGGACGACCT GTAACCAAAAGCGAGCGGGAGATCATGAAGCCGTTGTACGACCGGTACCGGCTGGTCAAGCAGATCCTTTGCAGAGCCTCCACCATCCCAGTCATT agcggcggcggcggcggcgctgtaAACTCCACGCCGGCTATCGGCTACTTCTCGACATCACCGCAGGGTTCGCCCTCCAGCAAGCGTCGAGGCCCCCTGCTGCAGCCCATTATTGAGGGCGTAACCGCGCTCTTCTTCGATGATGGCAAG GAGGAAGAGGACGGCTCAGAGGACGATGGCGACGCCAAGACGCAGTTCTGTGTCACCGCTCGCCCTGACCTTAACGTGATCAGCTTCCTGGGTCAAGAGGAAGTGGACGGATtcatttccccagtagatgaatTGATTCCCTCTAAGAACGTCACGGACATGCGACTGTCCAACCTCCACTCGGCCACCAC CCAAGAACTGGTGGAGCAACTCCAGGAAACCCGGGAGGAGAAGAAACGAATCCGCAAGATTCTGAAAGAGTTTGAGGAGCAGTTCTTGCGACAAAATGGAAG GAACGTTCAGAAGGAAGACCGCTTGCCTCTAGCATCAGAGTACAACGAGTACAAGCACGTCAAAGCCAAACTGAAGCTACTTGAGGTACTCCTCAGCAAACGAGAATCCAGCAAGTTCATCTGA